The nucleotide sequence ACCCGCTTCGCGCTTGACGCTGATACGGTACTGGCCCGAATCGGTGCGTGCCGACAATGAATAGTTGCGGCGTACTTCTTCGTCCTCCAGCAGCAGTTTCATGCCGATGTACTGGCCAGGCTCCGCCGTCAGGATCGGCCCGTTATCCACAGGCGCGAAATAGAAGGAGGTGATTTCACTGCTCTCCTCGACGCGCTTGACCAAAGTGAACGCCCGCGCCCCGCGCCAGCCGCCAACGGCTTGCGCCTTTTCTTCATAGATCGCCGCTTCAGCGCCGATCAGGATGTCTGCCAACTGGCCATACGCGGCGCCCCAGGCGCTCATCACTTGCGGCGTGGCGATTTCACTGCCGAGCACTTCGGAAATCGCCCGCAGCAGGCAACTGCCGACGATCGGGTAATGCTCCGGGAGGATTTGCAAGGCCACGTGTTTGTTGATGATTTTGGCTACCAGATCACCCAGTTGATCCAACTGGTCGATGTGCCGCGCATACATCAGCACGCCGTTGGCCAACGCACGGGGTTGGTCGCCGCTGACCTGATGCGCCTGATTGAACAGCGGTCGCACTTCGGGGTATTCGGACAGCATCATCCGGTAGAAGTGAGTGATCAGCGCTTCCCCACCGCTTTCCAGCAGCGGCACGGTGGACTTGATGATGGTACGGTCTTGAACGCTAAGCATAGGGAGACTCCTGAGCTTTTTGGGCTTCTGAATAATTACTCTGTACCACTCAGTTTTCGTGCCAACTAATAACTTCTTATTTATCAGCAGCTTAAATTACAGATAGTCAATATAACCCCCTACATATTATAGTCTTAAAGACTACAAGGAGTTATTATGACTGCACACTCTCTGCTCACCACCTTGCTGCCGCTGGTCGCCGACCTGTCCCGCGAATTGCCTGAAGGCGAACGCTACCGGCGCCTTCTGCAAGCCATGCGCGCCCTGTTACCCTGCGATGCCGCCGCGCTGCTGCGTCTGAACGGTGAATGGCTGGTGCCGCTGGCGGTGGACGGCTTGAGCCCGGACACCCTCGGGCGGCGCTTCAAAATCAGCGAACACCCGCGCTTCGAGGCATTGCTGAGCAGCGCCGGCCCCACGCGATTCGACACTGACAGCAGCCTGCCCGATCCCTACGACGGCTTGGTCGCGGGTCTTCACGGCCACCTTGAAATCCACGACTGCATGGGCTGCCCGCTGTTTATCGACGACCGGCCCTGGGGCCTGCTGACCCTGGATGCGCTGGACACCGAACGCTTCGAGCAGGTCGAACTGGACGCCCTGCAAGCTTTTGCCAGCCTCGCCGCGGCCACCGTCAATGTCGCCGAGCGCATCGAACGCCTGGCCTTGCGGGCCGAAGACGAGCACCAGCGCGCCGAGATTTATCGCCAGGCCAGCGGCCAACAGCACAAGGAGATGATCGGCCAGAGCAAAACCCACAAGCGCCTGGTGGAAGAAATCAAACTGGTGGGCGGTAGCGACCTGACAGTGTTGATCACCGGTGAAACCGGGGTCGGCAAGGAGCTGGTGGCCCAGGCCATCCATGCCGCCTCGCCGCGCGCGGAAAAACCGATGATCAGCCTCAACTGCGCGGCGCTGCCGGAAACCCTGGTGGAAAGCGAACTATTCGGCCACGTGCGGGGCGCCTTTACCGGCGCGCTGAACGAGCGGCGCGGCAAATTTGAACTGGCGAACGGCGGTACATTGTTTCTCGATGAGGTCGGGGAACTGTCGCTGTCGGTCCAGGCCAAGCTGTTGCGGGTGCTGCAAAGTGGACAATTGCAACGCTTGGGCTCGGACACCGAGCATCAAGTCGACGTGCGTCTGATCGCGGCCACCAACCGTGATCTGGCCGCGGAAGTGCGCACAGGGCGTTATCGCGCGGATTTTTATCACCGCTTGAGCGTGTACCC is from Pseudomonas mucidolens and encodes:
- the norR gene encoding nitric oxide reductase transcriptional regulator NorR, which encodes MTAHSLLTTLLPLVADLSRELPEGERYRRLLQAMRALLPCDAAALLRLNGEWLVPLAVDGLSPDTLGRRFKISEHPRFEALLSSAGPTRFDTDSSLPDPYDGLVAGLHGHLEIHDCMGCPLFIDDRPWGLLTLDALDTERFEQVELDALQAFASLAAATVNVAERIERLALRAEDEHQRAEIYRQASGQQHKEMIGQSKTHKRLVEEIKLVGGSDLTVLITGETGVGKELVAQAIHAASPRAEKPMISLNCAALPETLVESELFGHVRGAFTGALNERRGKFELANGGTLFLDEVGELSLSVQAKLLRVLQSGQLQRLGSDTEHQVDVRLIAATNRDLAAEVRTGRYRADFYHRLSVYPLQVPALRERGRDVLLLAGFFLEQNRSRMGLGSLRLTSDAQAALLGYAWPGNVRELEHLIGRSALKALGNCRDRPKILSLSAADLDLPSAAAPQIEEPAETPAVTGDLRLATENYQRQVIQACLERHQHNWASTARELGLDRANLGRMAKRLGLK
- the hmpA gene encoding NO-inducible flavohemoprotein — protein: MLSVQDRTIIKSTVPLLESGGEALITHFYRMMLSEYPEVRPLFNQAHQVSGDQPRALANGVLMYARHIDQLDQLGDLVAKIINKHVALQILPEHYPIVGSCLLRAISEVLGSEIATPQVMSAWGAAYGQLADILIGAEAAIYEEKAQAVGGWRGARAFTLVKRVEESSEITSFYFAPVDNGPILTAEPGQYIGMKLLLEDEEVRRNYSLSARTDSGQYRISVKREAGGRVSNYLHDQLQVGASIDLFPPAGEFTLAASDKPLVLISGGVGITPTLPMLEAALATERPVHFIHCARNGAVHAFRDWVDALAERHPQLTRFYCYDEDDGVSPAADKIGLLSQEQLAAWLPEQRDVDAYFLGPKGFMSAIKRHLKALGVPETQSRYEFFGPAAALE